A single genomic interval of Labrus bergylta chromosome 18, fLabBer1.1, whole genome shotgun sequence harbors:
- the mrpl35 gene encoding 39S ribosomal protein L35, mitochondrial — MAAALARRVSGLLRPLSVSLCAKTPQVCQLSSLLQPQPLYSSVAAAVSAPLRAAVCQTPRCNILQRVSSLIPSLTQQPSRSLTYYSVKKGKRKSVKSVPDRFMRLHCGLWIRRKAGYKKKLWKKKPARRKRLREHVFCNKTQSKLLDKMTTSFWKRRNWYVDDPYQKYQDRVNLKV, encoded by the exons GGCTGCTGAGGccgctgtctgtctctctatgtGCTAAGACACCACAGGTCTGTCAGCTCTCCAGCCTCCTCCAGCCTCAGCCTCTCTACAGCTCGGTCGCAGCCGCTGTCAGCGCTCCCCTGCGGGCTGCAGTGTGTCAGACACCCCGCTGTAACATTCTTCAAAG GGTATCATCACTTATTCCCAGTCTGACTCAGCAACCAAGCAGAAGTCTCACATACTACAGTGTAAAGAAGGGCAAGAGGAAGTCTGTAAAATCTGTGCCAGATCGGTTTATGAGGCTGCATTGTGGCCTTTGGATCCGACGCAAG GCTGGATACAAGAAGAAACTGTGGAAGAAGAAACCTGCCAGACGAAAGCGCCTGAGGGAGCATGTGTTCTGTAACAAAACACAGAGCAAGCTTTTGGATAAAATGACAACCTCTTTTTGGAAACGGAGGAACTGGTATGTGGATGATCCTTACCAGAAGTACCAAGACAGGGTTAACCTAAAAGTTTAA